The genomic region AATATAGTCGTTTCCTTAAAATCGTCAGATACAAAACTAACAGTTGATACATACAGATTATTCAAACAAAAATTTGAATATCCTCTTCATTTAGGGGTTACAGAAGCAGGAACAGTATATAACGGAATTGTTAAATCTTCGGTTGGTATAGGTGCACTTTTACTTGATAATATAGGGGATACAATAAGAGTTTCTCTTACTGCAAACCCTATAGAAGAGATAAAAGCAGGAAAGGCAATTTTAAGAGCAGCAGGTCTTTTAAAAGACAGTGTTAATGTTATTTCCTGTCCGACATGCGGAAGAACGAAAATTGACCTTATAAAAATTGCAGATATTGTAAACGAAGCAGTTAAGGATATTAAAAAACCAATAAATGTTGCAGTAATGGGTTGTGTTGTTAACGGGCCTGGCGAAGCCAAGGAAGCAGATATAGGCATCGCAGGGGGAGACGGATGCGCAGTGCTCTTTAAAAAAGGGCAGATTATAAGAAAAATCAGGGAAGAAGAAATTGCCGAAGTTCTGGTTTCGGAAATTAAGAAAATGTAAGTTTTGAGAGGAAAAAGTTATGAAGTTAAGTGAGATATTTAATAAATCTCAAGTGCTTATACAACATAAAGAATTATTTGATTTAAGTGAAGTTAAAAATGTAGTATTAAATAAAGAATTAAGGAAAGCAGAACTGTTTTTAAAAAGCAGTTTGGTTATTCCTAAATCAGTGATTTTTGATGTTGCCCAGGATATTAAAACAACTTATCAGTTAAGGGTAGTTAAAATTTTTAGTGAGTATCCTGAAAATTTATTTACTAAAGACTATTTTTCAGAGATTTTATTTTACATAGAAAAAAAATATATGCACCTTTACTATATTGTAAAAGATTCTGAAATGGAAATTTTGGAAAATGAAATTAAAATTCACCTAAAAGGTAACGGTGTAGACCTACTTTTATATAACGAACTTGATAAGGCTATTGAAAATTTAATATATGACGAATTTAATCTTAAAGTTTTTGTAAAATTTATATCGGACATTAAACCTTTAAGCGTTGAAGAAAAAAATAAAATACATATAGAGCAGCAAAAAGAGATTTTAGATAGAATAGAAAAAATGCCTGAAGTGGTAAAAGAAGTAAAAAAAGAATTACCACCAAAAAAATCATATCCGTCTTTTAATAAAATCTCTTATGCAAAAACGGATATTTCTTCTCTTAAATTAGAAAGCGGAAAGGTAGAAATAGAGGGCGAAGTTTTTAAAATTGAGAGAAAAGATTTTAATAATTCCCAAAAAGGTAAAATCACTTTTTATGTAACCGACTATAAGAATTCGTGCATTTGTCAGGTTATGGATAAATTAGAAGTGTTAGACGACTTTATGGGAGAATTTAAAAAAGGCGACTTTTTAAAAATCTCAGGCGAGATGATTTATGATAAATATTTAAGAGAAAATGTGCTTGATACTAAATTTAAAAATATTGAGCCTGTAAAAAAAGAGATTAAGGTTGACACAGCAGATGAAAAAAGGGTTGAACTTCATCTGCATACCAATATGAGTGCGATAGACGGTATTAACACTGTTGACGAATATGTATCCCATATAAAAAATATAGGGCACAGAGCCTTGGTAATTACTGACCATGGTGTTGTTCAGGCGTTCCCTGATGCATATAGCGCTGCCAAAAAGGCAGGAATTAAACTCGTTTACGGTGTGGAAGGCTACCTTGTAAACGATATGGCACAAATTGTAAAAGGAAATCAAAAGGGAAGTTTATCAGGCGAGTTTGTTGTTTTCGATATTGAAACAACAGGTTTTAGTGCGTCTGAAAATAAGATTACCGAAATAGGTGCCTGTAAAATAAAAAACGGAGAAATTATAGACAGGTTTTCTTCTTTTGTAAACCCAAAAGTTCCTATTCCTGAAAAAATATCTGAACTTACAGGTATTACAGACGAAATGGTAAAGGATGCACCTGAGATTGATATAGTTTTAAAGAAATTTCTTGATTTTTGCTCGGGTGTTCCACTGGTTGCTCATAACGCAGACTTTGACGTTTCTTTCATTAAAAGAAATGCAGAAGTTTTAGGCATAAACTATGAGCCGACATCTGTTGACACACTCTCACTTTCAAGAATTCTTCTTCCTGAACTTAAAAAGCATAAACTAAATATTGTTTGTGAGCATTTAGGGGTTACTCTTAACGGTCATCACCGTGCTGTCAATGATGCAGAGGCTACAAGCGAAGTATTTATTAAATTTATTTCTCTTCTTAAAAAGAGAGGGATAGAAAATATAGAGGATATCAATACCTCTGTTGTAGACTGTGGGGGAGAACCCTCTTATAAGGGAACAGCATACCACATTATAATACTTGTAAAAAACAAAACAGGTCTTAAAAATTTATATAAACTTGTAAGCAAATCACACATTGATTATTATTACAGAACTCCGAGAATACCAAAGAGCGAACTTATAAAACACAGAGAGGGTCTTATTTTAGGCTCTGCGTGTGAAGCGGGAGAGTTATACCGTGCAGTTTTAAGCGGTCAGCCTCATCAGGAACTTATAAATATTGCCGAGTTTTACGACTATCTTGAAGTTCAGCCTTTAGGTAATAACCAGTATCTTTTGGAAAACAATTCCGTAAAGGATAAAGATGCGTTAATAGAACTTAATAAAACCATTATAGATTTAGGAAAAGAACTTAGTAAAAAAGTTGTTGCAACAGGCGACGTTCATTTTATAAACGAGCAGGGCGCACTTTACCGTTCTATCCTTATGTCAGGAAAGAAATTTAAAGACGCTGATAATCAGCCGCCTCTATATTACCGTACCACAAAAGAAATGATGGACGAATTTTTCTATCTTGACGAAGATACAAAGTATGAGATAGTTGTTAAAAATCCTAACGATATAGTGGATATGACGGATGAGAATTTTGAGCCTGTGCCAAGCGTTAAGCATCCGCCTGTTATTGAGGGTGCAGCCGAAGATATTAAAGAGATGTCTTATAAAAAGGCTTATGAAATATACGGAAACCCTCTTCCAGAAATTGTTGAAAAAAGAATGGAAAAGGAACTTAACTCCATTATAAATAACGGTTTTTCCGTTATGTATCTTATAGCAGAAAAATTAGTTAAAAAATCTTTAAGCGACGGTTATCTTGTTGGCTCAAGGGGTTCGGTTGGTTCTTCTTTTGTAGCCTTCTTATCAGGTATAACAGAGGTTAACTCTCTATGCCCTCATTATATCTGTGAAAACTGTAAACATTCAGAATTTATAGAAGACGGAAGTTACTCTTCAGGTTGTGATATGCCTGAAAAAGTATGCCCTCATTGTAATACGGTAATGAAGAGGGACGGGCACGATATTCCGTTTGAAACGTTCTTAGGGTTTGACGGGGATAAAGAGCCTGATATCGACTTAAACTTTTCAGGCGAATACCAGCCGACTGCCCATAAATATATCGAAGAATTATTTGGCGAAGGCCATGTTTTCAGAGCAGGAACTATTGGTACAATAGCCGAAAAAACTGCTTTTGGTTATGTTAAGAACTATTATGAAGAACGCCAAATGATTATGAATAATGCAGAGCTTGAGCGTCTTATGTCTGCGTGTACAGGAGCAAAAGCAACAACAGGTCAGCATCCTGGTGGTATAATAGTTGTGCCGAAAGAAGATGATGTTTATGACTTTACTCCTATTCAGCACCCTGCAAATGATAAAGAAAGCGGAATAATCACAACTCACTTTGATTATCATAAACTTCACGATACACTACTTAAACTTGATATTTTAGGGCATGATGACCCTACAATGCTAAAAATGTTAAAAGACTTAACAGGGCTTGACCCTCAGTCTATATCCCTTTCAGATAAGGATACTATGAGTCTTTTCACATCGCCAAAAGCGTTAGGCGTTACAGAAGAGGAGATAGGCTCTAAAACAGGCACATACGGAGTTCCGGAATTCGGTACAAAGTTTGCCCGTCAGATGTTAGAGGATATTCAGCCGAAGAATTTTGCAAGTTTAGTTAAAATTTCAGGCCTTTCCCACGGAACAGATGTGTGGCTTAACAATGCTCAGGATATTGTTAAAGAAAAAATAGCACCGTTTGAAGAAACCATCTGTACAAGAGACGATATTATGACCTATCTTATGTTAAAAGGTCTTCCACCTAAACGCGCGTTTACCATTATGGAGCAGGTGCGTAAAGGCAAAGGTCTTAAAGAAGAAGACGAAGCACAAATGAGAGAGAAAAATGTTCCCGAGTGGTATATAGAGTCCTGTAAAAAGATAAAATATATGTTCCCTAAAGCCCACGCTGTTGCGTATGTTACAATGGGGTTCAGGGTTGCGTATTATAAAGTGCATTATCCGATAGAATATTACTGTGCTTACTATTCAGTAAGAGCAGATGATTTTGATGCGGGAATTATGACAAAGGGAAAAGACAAAATTGAAAAATCACTTAACGAATATAACAAAATTCCAAAGCCGTCTGCCAAAGAAAAAAATATTATTACTATACTTGAAATATGCAAGGAAATGTATGCAAGGGGTATAGAATTTTTGCCTGTTGACCTTTATAAGTCAGACGATTTGAACTTTAAAGTGGAAAATGGTAAGATAAGGCCTCCGTTTACATCAATCAAAGGTCTTGGCCTTGCCGCTGCACAGAATATAAAAGCAGCCAGAGACGAAAAGGAATTTTTCACAAAAGAAGATTTTATGGCAAGAGCAAAGGTGGGTCAGGCAGTTGTTGATATGCTTGATAACCATAATTGTTTTAAAGATATTCCTGATTCATCACAGTTGACATTCGGAATTTAAATATAATAAAAAGGGTGATAGTTTTGCTTGGCAATTCTCTTGGTTTATGTAAAGAATACTTAAGAAAAGTTATAAAAAAAGGAGATACCGTTATCGATGCAACCTGCGGAAACGGTTATGACACGCTTTTTCTAAAAGAACAGGTAGGTAAAGAAGGCAAGGTTTACGGTTTTGATATTCAAAAAGTAGCCTTAGATAATACGCTTAATCTGTTAAAAGAAAAGGGTTTATCAGAAAATGTAATTTTAAATCTTGATTCCCACTCCGAACTTGATAAATATGTTAAAGAAAGCGTAAAAGCAGTTGTCTTTAATTTAGGTTATCTTCCTAAGGGCAATCACAGTATTATGACAACTCCTGAAACTACCATTGTCGCTATTGAAAAATCTCTTGAAATACTTAAAGATGACGGAATAATTACAGTTATTATTTATCATGGCGGAGATTCAGGGTTCCATGAAAGAGATGAACTTATAAAATATTTTGAAAGACTTAATAACAAAAAGTTTTCAGTACTTATGCATAACTTTATCAATCAGATAAACTATCCGCCGATATTAGTAGTGATAGGAAAAAAGAAATAAAAGAAAGGGGTTAAGATTATGGACAGAAGAGGAAAAATCAATTATTATCTTGACATTGCCGAGGCTATTTTAGAAAGGGGCACATGTTTAAGAAGAAACTATGGTGCAATAATTGTAAATAATGATGAAATTATTTCAACAGGATATACAGGAGCACCAAGAGGCAGAAAAAATTGCATTGATTTAAATTGCTGTGCAAGAGAAAGTCTTAAAATCCCAAGCGGAGAAAGGTATGAACTTTGTCGTTCGGTTCATGCAGAAGCAAATGCTATTATAAGCGCCTCAAGAAAAGATATGATAGGTGCAACCCTTTATCTTGTGGGTAAGGATATGAAAACAAACGAACTTGTAAAAAATGCAACAAGTTGTGCTATGTGTAAAAGGCTTATAATAAATGCTGGAATTGAACGTGTTATAGCAAGAAATACAAATGATGAGTATACTATTGTTAATGTAAGAGACTGGATATATAATGACGAGTCTATATATCTTATTAAGGGAGAATAAGTATGGAAAAAGAAAATTTTTTTGTTACTTTAAAACAACTTGTTGATGAATTTAATCTTGAAGTGATATATGAGGGAGAGGACCTTTCTCAAAGAAAAGTAGTAAGCACCGAACTTAACAGACCGGGGCTTCCTATCGCAGGTTTTTTTGATTATTTCCAGCCTGAAAGACTTCAGGTGTTAGGAAGAGTTGAATACACCTATTTAAAAAATATGGAAAGCGAAAAAATATATAACGCCTTTTATGAAATTGCAAAAAGAGATGTTCCTGCAATTATTATTACAAGAGGTCAGGAAGTTTTCCCTGAAATTGTTGAGGGCGCAAAAACCAATAAAGTGCCTGTTCTTAGAACTAATGATTCTTCTTCTAAATTTATGGCATCTGTTATAAGTTATTTAAGCGTAGAATTAGCGCCAAGAATTACAAGGCACGGAGGACTGGTTGAAGTTTACGGTGAAGGTCTTTTAATTTTAGGAGAAAGCGGCGTAGGAAAAAGCGAAACAGCAATCGAACTTGTAAAAAGAGGCCATCGTCTTGTGGCAGATGACGCTGTTGAAATAAAAAGAGTTTCAGATAAAACATTAGTTGGCGCATCTCCTGATATAATAAAGCATTTTATTGAACTAAGAGGTATCGGTATAGTAGATGTAAGAAGAATATTCGGTATGGGTGCTATTAAAGAAACAGAAAAGATTGACCTTGTAGTAAATCTTGAAGTATGGAAAGAAAATAAGCAGTATGACCGTCTTGGCCTTGTAACAGAATATACTGATATTTTGGGCCTTAAAGTTCCATGCCTGAATATCCCTGTAAGACCAGGAAGAAATCTTGCAGTGGTATTAGAGGTTGCAGCAATGAACAACAGACAGAAAAAATTAGGCTATAACCCTGCAGAAGAACTTAATAACCGTTTGCTCAAAAAAATGGAGGAAGATGCAAAGAATGTATAGTATTAAAGTGGATACCCATACTCACAGCGTTATTTGTGAACATGCCTATTCCACAATAGAAGAAAATGTACGTCATGCAAGGCAAAAAGGCTTAAAAGGAATTGTATCAACCGACCATGGCCCAGATATATCTCCTTTTGATAATCACCTGCACTTTTATAACCTTGATATTATTCCAACCACTTTTTACGGAGTAAGATTTTTTAAAGGAGCAGAGGTTAATATACTTGATAATACGGGTAGGGTAGACTTAAAAGAAGACTATCTTAAAAGGCTTGATTTTACCCTTGCAGGTTACCACAGGATAAATAAAGACTTAATAAATGAAAAGTATATAACCGAGGGTTATCTTAAAGTTTTAGAAAATCCGTATATTCATTGTCTTGCGCATATTGGTCAGCCTGCGTATAAGTGCGACTACTCTTTAGTAGTTAAACAAGCCAAAAAGTATAATAAAGTAATAGAAATTAATAACAACTCTTTTCATATAAGACCGGGAAGCGAAGAAAACTGTCTTGAAGTTGCAAAACTTTGTAAAGAAAACGGGGTTTATATTGCTGTGTCTTCAGACAGTCATATAGCAACTATGATAGGAGATTACACTAAAGCGTTTGAACTTTTAAAAAAAGCAGACTTCCCAAAAGAACTTATAGTAAACAGAACGCTTGAAAGTTTTACAAGTTATCTAAAATCAATGAAAAAAGATTAGGAGAGAAAAGTTTGGATATTTTAGCAGTATTAAAAAAATATACAAATGAAAAAAACATTCTTATAAATGAGCCTATGAAGAATCATACAACTTTTAAAATCGGAGGGAATGCCGATTTTGTTGTACTGCCTGAAAACATAGATGAGGTTATAAACCTTATTAAATTTCTAAAAGAAGAAAAGATAAACTATTTTGTTATGGGAAATGGCTCAAATCTTCTTGTAAAGGATGAGGGTTACAGAGGAGTAATTATAAAACTTGGCTCTAACTTCTCAGATATTAAAGTTTCGGGTAATATTATAAAAGCATCTTCAGGCGCACTTCTTACTAAAATTTCAAATATTGCACAAAAAGAGTCTTTAAAAGGTTTTGAAGAACTTTCAGGAATTCCTGGAAGCCTTGGCGGAGCAATCTATATGAACGCAGGGGCATACGGAAAAGAAATTAAAAATTTGCTAAAGAGTGTAACCTTTTTAAATGAAAACTTAGAAGTTGAAACAAGGGATATTAAAGATTTAAAAATGGAATACCGTAAAACTTTATTTTCCGAAAATAAATATATAGTTCTTGAAGCGCAGATAGAACTTGAAAAAGGCGACTCTTGTATGATTTTAGAAAGAATAAGAGAAGTAACAAAAATGCGAACAGATAAACAGCCTCTTAATTTTCCAAGCGCAGGAAGTACATTTAAACGCCCTGTCGGGCATTTTGCAGGTAAACTTATAGAGGATGCCAACCTTAAAGGTTATACCTTAGGCGGAGCAAAAGTATCTGAAAAACACGCAGGTTTTATAATAAATTATAACTCTGCCACATTTTTAGATGTAATAAACCTTACCGAAGAGGTTAAAAAAATCGTTAAAGAAAAATTCAATGTAGAACTTGAATTGGAAGTAGAAATACTTTAGGTGATAAATATGTCATTTTGTAAAGATGTAAAAAATGAAATATGTTCAGTTAATTTTGAAAGGTCATGTTGTAAACATGCCCTTCTTAATTCTGCCTTCGCTTTTTTTAATTTAGTTTCGTATGACAGAATAAGGATGACTATTGAGAGTAAAGAAATAGCCCTTTTTTTAAATGAACTTATAATTGAGATAACAGATGAGCGCGAACTTACTTTTAAGAAAAATGCAAAAAGCAAAGGCTATACATTAGAGTCTTATGACTGTGATAAAATTCATAAACTGGCATCAAAATTAGGCCTTATAAATAAAAAAATAAATCAGGTAAGCGGAATAATGGATGATAACCTATCGATTAACCCTTGTTGCCAAAGAGCAGCAGTAATAGGTGCTTTTTTAGTAGCAGGGTCGGTTACAAACCCAAATAGAGGCTATCATTTTGAAATTTCAAACCACAGAAAAGATAATCTTCATAAGATAAATGAAATATTAATGGGTATGGATTTTTATCCTAAAATTATAACAAGAGGGTCAGACTATGTCCTTTATTTAAAAGAAAAAGAAACGATAGCAGATATGCTAAATTATCTAAACTGTAAAGAAACGTTCTTTGAATATCACGATGCTATGATTTTAAAGGATAAAATGAATAATCTTAACAGAAAGATAAACTGTGAACAAGCCAACCTTGATAAAACAGTTAATGCAGCAGTAGAGCAACTTCTTGCTATTGAAAAATTAAAGAAAGATAAAAAGTTTGATGCTTTATCTCAATCTTTAAAAGAAGTTGCCAACTTAAGAGTTGATAACCCCGAAGCAAGTTTAACAGAACTTAGCAAAATGTGTAAAGAACCATTAAGTCGTTCAGGAATAAATCACAGGCTTAAAAAAATTATAGAATTAAGCAGGGAAAAATAAAATGAGTAACTTTTGCCACTTGCATCTTCACACAAAATACAGTCTTCTTGACGGACTGTGTAATATCAAAGATTTAATAGAAAAAGCAAAAACTCTCGGGCAGAGTGCAGTTGCCATAACCGACCATGGCAATATGTTCGGCGCCGTTGAGTTTTATAAGTGTGCAAAAGAAGCAGGTATAAAACCTATTATAGGCTGCGAAGTTTATGTGGCTAAAGGCAGTCGTTTTGATAAAGACCCTGACGAAAAGTATAATCATCTTATCCTTCTTGCCAAAAACAATGAGGGGTATCATAATTTAATGAAACTTGTATCTTTAGCGTCTATTGAAGGATATTATTATAAACCCCGTGTAGATTATGAACTTTTATATAAGTATTCCGAGGGGTTAGTATGCCTTACTGCCTGTTTATACGGTGCTTTTTCGCAGTACCTTGTAAACGATAATATAAAAGGAGCAGAAGACGAACTTCTAACATTAAAGAAAATTTTTAAAAATGACCTTTATGTAGAACTTCAGGACCACGGACTTTTAGAGCAAAGAAAAATTATTTCAAAACAAATTGAACTTGCAAATAAGCACTCTGTAAAACTTGTAGCAACAAATGATGTTCATTATATAGAAAAAGACGACGCTTTTTATCAGGAAATGTTAATGTGTATTCAAATGCAAAAAACAATTTCTGATGAATCAAGAATGAAGTTTAATTCCGACCAGTTATATTTAAAGAGCGAAGAAGAAATGCTAAGCCTTTTTAGTTATAAAAAGGAAGCGGTGTATAACACAATGGAAGTTTGTGATAAATGCAATGTGGAAATAGAATTTGGCAAATATCATCTTCCGCATTACACATTGCCTGACGGGACAAGCCATAAAGATTATCTTTATAAACTTTGTGTTGACGGGCTTAAGAGACGATATGAAAATTATGAAAGTTATATTGACCGACTAAACTATGAACTTGATACCATAAATAAAATGGGGTTTACCGATTACTTTTTAATTGTATGGGATTTTATAAACTATGCAAAAACAAAAGGTATTCCCGTAGGTCCTGGCAGAGGCTCAGCAGCAGGAAGCATTGTGTCTTATGCCTTGGGAATAACCAATCTTGACCCTGTAAAATATTCGCTTATCTTTGAAAGATTTTTAAACAGCGAAAGAGTAACAATGCCGGATATTGATATTGACTTCTGCTATGAAAGAAGAGGAGAAGTTATTGATTATGTTACTAAAAAATACGGAGAAGATAAAGTTTCCCAGATTATAACCTTTGGTACATTAGGCGCAAAACAGGCAGTAAGAGATGTGTGTCGTGCGCTTGACTTTTCTTATGCCGAAGGGGATAGAATCGCTAAACTTATTCCAGGGGGAGTGAGTGTAACCCTTAAAGGAACTTTAGAAGAAAACTCTGAACTTAAAAATTTATATGATAACGACGAAAATGTAAAGAAAATAATAGATGTGGCGCTAAAAGTTGAGGGGCTTCCAAGGCATACCTCTATCCACGCCGCAGGAGTGGTTATAACCAATAAGCCTATTATGGAGTATGTTCCTTTATATAAAGGGGATAATGTAATCGCCACTCAATATACTATGACTGCATTAGAAGAATTAGGCCTTTTAAAAATGGATTTTTTAGGAATAAGAAATCTTACTGTTATAAACGATACCTTAAAAATCATAAAAGAAAAAACAGGTGTAAGTATCGATATAGATAAAATAGACTATAATGATAAAAATGTTTATACTCTGTTTAAAAAAGGGGATACCGACGGTGTATTTCAGTTTGAAAGTTATGGTATGAGAAAGTTCTTAAAAGAATTTAAACCCGAAAAATTAGAGGACTTGATTCTTGCTGTGTCAGTTTACCGTCCTGGTCCGATGCAGGAAATTCCTAACCTTATTAAAAATAAGGAAAATATGGACGGTATAGTATATGACCATAAAATTTTAGAAGAAATACTTTCTGTAACCTACGGATGCATTGTGTATCAGGAGCAGGTTATGGAAATATTTAAGCGCCTTGCAGGGTATAGCCTTGGCAAAGCAGATATTGTCCGTCGTGCAATGTCCAAAAAGAAAATGGATGTTTTAAAAAAAGAAGAGAAGATTTTTGTTACAGGGTGTAATGAAAAAGGCATAAATGAAGATACTGCCTTAAAAATATTTGATAAAATAAAGGAATTTGCAAAATATGCCTTTAATAAATCTCACGCTGCGTGTTATGCCTATGTAGCATTTCAGACTGCTTATTTAAGATACTATTATAAATCTGAGTTTATGGCAGCCCTTATGACCAGTTTTACTGAAAATCAGAATAAAATTACTGAATATATTAAAACCTGCGAAAATATGGGCATAAAAGTTGTCTCTCCGTCAGTAAATCTTAGTGATATAAAATTTACAGCGTTAAACGGAGAAATAATATTCGGCTTAAACGCTATAAAAAATGTAGGATATAATACTGCAAGAGAAATTGTAAATGAGCGAAATTTAAACGGAAGATTTTTAAGTTTTGAAGATTTTGCGCAAAGAATGACAGGAACGGATATAAATAAAAGAGCAGTGGAAAGTCTTATAAAAGCAGGTGCGATGGATGACTTTGGAAGTCGTATCGAACTTTTAAAAATTTATGACGAAACAATGGACTTTCATTTAAATAATATAAGAAGTAATGTTCCTGGTCAGCTTAACCTGTTTGAAACATTGGATAAAGATAATAAAAATTTACAAAAAATAATAGGTAATATTGATGATAATAAATCTCCTCTTTCTTTAAGAATGGAAAAAGAAGTTTTAGGCGTCTATTTATCTTCCCACCCTTTAAAGAAAAGCGAAGAACTTATTAAAAGAATTGCCACTCATTACAGTTTTGAAATAAATAATGAAGAAAACACCTTGTTAAAAGACGGTGATAATGTAACTATGGTTGGAACTATCCTTAATAAAAATATCCGTACAACTAAAAAGGGAGACAATATGGCAACCTTTTTAATAGAAGATATGTACGGAAACTGTGAAGTGGTAGTTTTCCCAAAAGCATATACTGCCTATTCTTCTTATATAACAAATGATACAGATGTTATAATAAAAGGAACTCTTCTTATAAGTGAAGAGGAAAGAAAAATAAATGTTAGCGAAATTTCACTCTTTAATGAAGAAGCAGTACCTGGCAAACTGTATATAAGGATAAAGGACGAATCTTTAATAGAAGAAATGAAGAAAATTCTAAAACAGCATAATGGAAATACTCCTGTATATGTCTACTTTGAAAAGGAAAAGAAAAATACCCTTGCGGATAAATCTATGTGGGTAATTATAAGTAAAACTTTGGAAAAAAGACTAAAAGACCTGCTGGGTGAAGATAATGTAGTATTTAAGTGATAACTGTTACAAGCAAAAATACACATAATATTTATAATAAATGTGTATATATTGGAAAAAAATGAATATAATAAATTATGCAGCAAAATAGTCTGCATAATTTTTTTTAAAAAAATAAAAAAATATGTTGACAAACAATATGCTCAATGCTATAATGTAAAAGCTGCTGACAAAAACAGGCAGAATTTTTCAAAAAAAATTAAATATTTTTAAAAAAATGTGTTGACATTTTAAAATACTGCTGATATAATGTAATAGTTGTGTCGCGTAAAATAAAAAGTATTTATTTTTTTCTAAAAAAGTGCTTGACAAT from Clostridia bacterium harbors:
- the murB gene encoding UDP-N-acetylmuramate dehydrogenase, producing the protein MNEKRLGEKSLDILAVLKKYTNEKNILINEPMKNHTTFKIGGNADFVVLPENIDEVINLIKFLKEEKINYFVMGNGSNLLVKDEGYRGVIIKLGSNFSDIKVSGNIIKASSGALLTKISNIAQKESLKGFEELSGIPGSLGGAIYMNAGAYGKEIKNLLKSVTFLNENLEVETRDIKDLKMEYRKTLFSENKYIVLEAQIELEKGDSCMILERIREVTKMRTDKQPLNFPSAGSTFKRPVGHFAGKLIEDANLKGYTLGGAKVSEKHAGFIINYNSATFLDVINLTEEVKKIVKEKFNVELELEVEIL
- the whiA gene encoding DNA-binding protein WhiA encodes the protein MSFCKDVKNEICSVNFERSCCKHALLNSAFAFFNLVSYDRIRMTIESKEIALFLNELIIEITDERELTFKKNAKSKGYTLESYDCDKIHKLASKLGLINKKINQVSGIMDDNLSINPCCQRAAVIGAFLVAGSVTNPNRGYHFEISNHRKDNLHKINEILMGMDFYPKIITRGSDYVLYLKEKETIADMLNYLNCKETFFEYHDAMILKDKMNNLNRKINCEQANLDKTVNAAVEQLLAIEKLKKDKKFDALSQSLKEVANLRVDNPEASLTELSKMCKEPLSRSGINHRLKKIIELSREK
- a CDS encoding DNA polymerase III subunit alpha — translated: MSNFCHLHLHTKYSLLDGLCNIKDLIEKAKTLGQSAVAITDHGNMFGAVEFYKCAKEAGIKPIIGCEVYVAKGSRFDKDPDEKYNHLILLAKNNEGYHNLMKLVSLASIEGYYYKPRVDYELLYKYSEGLVCLTACLYGAFSQYLVNDNIKGAEDELLTLKKIFKNDLYVELQDHGLLEQRKIISKQIELANKHSVKLVATNDVHYIEKDDAFYQEMLMCIQMQKTISDESRMKFNSDQLYLKSEEEMLSLFSYKKEAVYNTMEVCDKCNVEIEFGKYHLPHYTLPDGTSHKDYLYKLCVDGLKRRYENYESYIDRLNYELDTINKMGFTDYFLIVWDFINYAKTKGIPVGPGRGSAAGSIVSYALGITNLDPVKYSLIFERFLNSERVTMPDIDIDFCYERRGEVIDYVTKKYGEDKVSQIITFGTLGAKQAVRDVCRALDFSYAEGDRIAKLIPGGVSVTLKGTLEENSELKNLYDNDENVKKIIDVALKVEGLPRHTSIHAAGVVITNKPIMEYVPLYKGDNVIATQYTMTALEELGLLKMDFLGIRNLTVINDTLKIIKEKTGVSIDIDKIDYNDKNVYTLFKKGDTDGVFQFESYGMRKFLKEFKPEKLEDLILAVSVYRPGPMQEIPNLIKNKENMDGIVYDHKILEEILSVTYGCIVYQEQVMEIFKRLAGYSLGKADIVRRAMSKKKMDVLKKEEKIFVTGCNEKGINEDTALKIFDKIKEFAKYAFNKSHAACYAYVAFQTAYLRYYYKSEFMAALMTSFTENQNKITEYIKTCENMGIKVVSPSVNLSDIKFTALNGEIIFGLNAIKNVGYNTAREIVNERNLNGRFLSFEDFAQRMTGTDINKRAVESLIKAGAMDDFGSRIELLKIYDETMDFHLNNIRSNVPGQLNLFETLDKDNKNLQKIIGNIDDNKSPLSLRMEKEVLGVYLSSHPLKKSEELIKRIATHYSFEINNEENTLLKDGDNVTMVGTILNKNIRTTKKGDNMATFLIEDMYGNCEVVVFPKAYTAYSSYITNDTDVIIKGTLLISEEERKINVSEISLFNEEAVPGKLYIRIKDESLIEEMKKILKQHNGNTPVYVYFEKEKKNTLADKSMWVIISKTLEKRLKDLLGEDNVVFK